From one Salmo salar chromosome ssa09, Ssal_v3.1, whole genome shotgun sequence genomic stretch:
- the LOC106613354 gene encoding alpha-(1,3)-fucosyltransferase 4-like, translating into MEITQWLTQWVTGGSSTSPRAAKRPGLRRSKTRRVTVLRTSCFVALGGALFFLLGVCLLNLPDPRQQPFPLAEGEPRDVTLLLWTHPFGHYRRLPDCEARFGIRGCVLTDDRRMYPGADAIIMHHREITTNTTALPSDPRPRGQKWIWMNFESPSHTRGLWRFEGVFNLTMTYRADSDIFLPYGYLVPRFRPHANAAPHTHPRRPHLLAWVISNWSESQARVAYYRRLVNYVGVDVLGRAGVPLPEDSTVVRTVRRYLFYLALENSQHTDYITEKLWNSLLAGAVPVVLGPPRENYERFLPPEAFIHVDDFPSPRLLAQYLLLLRRSPALLQRHLAWRRSYSVHLTAFWAEHYCTACRAVRNHRLRTNTIPNLQRWFES; encoded by the coding sequence ATGGAGATAACTCAGTGGCTTACTCAGTGGGTAACAGGGGGTAGTTCTACCTCTCCCAGAGCTGCTAAGCGCCCCGGTCTGCGCCGAAGCAAAACACGTAGAGTGACTGTTCTGAGAACGTCATGTTTCGTTGCTCTCGGCGGTGCGCTCTTTTTCCTCCTTGGAGTGTGTTTGCTCAATCTCCCGGACCCGCGACAGCAACCCTTCCCTCTGGCTGAAGGTGAACCCAGAGATGTCACCCTTCTTCTGTGGACTCACCCCTTCGGCCATTACCGTAGACTGCCGGACTGTGAGGCGCGCTTTGGAATCCGTGGGTGCGTACTGACCGACGACCGACGCATGTACCCTGGGGCCGACGCCATCATCATGCACCACCGTGAGATAACGACCAACACCACGGCACTCCCGTCCGACCCACGACCCCGTGGCCAGAAATGGATTTGGATGAATTTTGAGTCCCCGTCTCACACTCGTGGCCTGTGGCGGTTTGAGGGCGTGTTCAATCTCACCATGACCTACCGTGCAGATTCAGACATATTCCTCCCTTACGGCTACCTGGTTCCCCGCTTTCGCCCTCACGCCAACgccgccccacacacacaccccagacgGCCCCACCTACTGGCCTGGGTCATCAGTAACTGGTCGGAGTCGCAGGCCCGCGTGGCGTATTACCGTCGGCTGGTTAACTACGTTGGCGTGGATGTGTTGGGGCGTGCAGGTGTGCCACTGCCAGAGGACAGCACTGTTGTGCGCACAGTGAGGCGCTACCTGTTTTATCTGGCGTTGGAGAACTCACAGCACACCGACTACATCACCGAGAAGCTCTGGAACTCCTTACTGGCCGGGGCCGTTCCTGTAGTTCTCGGGCCGCCGCGGGAAAACTACGAACGCTTCCTCCCCCCTGAGGCCTTTATCCATGTGGACGACTTCCCTTCTCCCCGCCTGCTCGCCCAATACCTGTTGCTGCTACGCCGGAGCCCCGCCCTCCTGCAGAGACACCTGGCCTGGAGGAGGAGCTACAGCGTGCACCTGACTGCCTTCTGGGCGGAGCATTACTGCACAGCGTGTCGCGCCGTGCGGAATCACAGACTCCGGACTAACACCATCCCCAACCTTCAGCGCTGGTTTGAGTCCTGA